The Bacteroidota bacterium genome contains the following window.
TCAATTCTTAGCATTGTTGCCTCATCTGAAGGTATTAGAACATCAAAGGGCAAATACAGGGACGAATCAAATATTAATAGAAAAGCAATAAATCTTACTTGTCAATCAGGCAATGTATTTAAATCATTGCCCAATAAGTCTAACTGCAATATTCACCTCCGGCTTTGGAGTGCCTTGGCCGGACTTAAGAAAAATCTATGCTTTAGCATGGCCAGAAACACTTTTGCGATAATTCAATTGAATAAGGGTGCGGATAAGAAATCCGTTAAACAGTTATTGAACACTAAAAGTGACCGGATCATTATGAAATTTACAAAACTTCAAAATAGCAATACCCATGATACATCTTCGATTTAAAAAAATGCTGAATGGAAAATTCAGTATTTATCTAGACTACTCCGTCAGAGGTGAAAATGGAAAATCTAATCGTGAATACGAATTTCTTAAAATCCACGTATCAAAAGATTACGGCCACTCAAAGCGCATTGTTGCCGAGGATAAACCCTTAATGGAGCTTGCACAAAGCATCCGGTCTAAAAGAGAACTGGAGCTTTATGGCACTGTCAAAGGTCTGAATGCAAGTCCCAAGCGGGTTAATGCATCTCTTATTGAATTTATCTCAAAAGAAGCACAACGAACAGATAGAAAAAATGATCGTATTTTAGCTCAGCACCTACAGCGATTCTCCAAAGGTAAAGACATCCTATTCTCCGATGTAACAGTTCAATTTATTCAAGATTTGGCCAGATACTTTGAAAAAGTGACCTCGCATAATACAATGATATTATATCTTGAAATCCTCAAAACAAATTTAAATCGGGGAGTTAGGCATGAGATCATTGCTGTTAACCCATTTATCCGTTTTAAAATTCCTGCCAAGCATGATGTGGAACGCACGTTTCTTGAACTTAAAGAAATCCAGATGATGAAGGATACCGTAATAAATGCTGAGCCACAGGTGCTACAGGCTTTTTTATTTTCCTGCTTCACTGGGTTACGGCTATCAGATATACAGACTCTAAGAAAAAGTCACATTATTATCGAAACAGACAAAGATGGTAATCCATACCACAGCTTACAAATTCGTCCGATAAAAACCACAAGGACTTCAGGACAACTTTTAAAAGCTCCGCTCAGTGAGCAAGCGGTGAAAATACTTAATGAAGTAAAAAATTATCGAAAGGGTGAACTTGTATTTGATGCTTTACCAGAAAAGAATGTGATTAACTACTGGCTTAAAAAGTGGGCAAAAGCTGCAAAAGTGGAAAAAAACCTTCATTTCCATGCAGCAAGACACACATTTGCCACGCTTTGCTTGACAAGCGGTATTGACATCTACACCGTGAGTAAGCTACTGGGCCATACCCGAATTGATGCCACACAAATCTATGCAAAGATAATTGATGAGAAAAAGCAAAAAGAAGTGACAAAATTTCCAAGTTTCTTTAGTACTAGCAATAAGCCGAAAAATCAGTCAATTTTGAAAAAATCCCAAAAGAAAAGCAAATGACAATACTCAATTAACTTAAACATTAATCATGATACATCTTCGATACAAGCAATTGAAAACTGGTAAATGCAGCGTTTACCTTGATATCTTCTCTACTGACGAGCAGGGAAATCGGAAACGGCAGTACGAGTTCCTGAAATTGTATGTAAGCAAAGATTACAGCAAAATAAAAAACATTCTGCTTGAGGATCGCAATACGATAGATATAGCGGAGGATATTCGCAAAAAGAGGGAGATGGAACTTGCCGGGCAGATCAAGGGCCTGAAGACAAAGCAAAGAATGACTTCACAATCAATAATTGGCTATATTAAAAACCACCAACGTAAAACAGGGGATTTCCATGCAAACAGTCTTCTGTTTCACATGAACAATTTCACCGAAGGGGCAGATGTGAGATTCATTGACATTAACCCAGATTGGCTCATCCGGTTTCAGGCATACCTTTCAACCAGGATATCTCACAATACTGTGAAAAATTACTTAAAAATTCTACGCGCCCGGTTAAATGATGCTTACAGGCAGGATATCATTACAATTAACCCCTTTGATAAATTTGATATGCCTAAGGAGTTGGAGGTAAAACGGACGACTCTTGATGCTTCAGAAGTAAAGACACTGGTTGGCACTCCTTTCCCTTCTCATCCCCATCTGAGATTAGCATTTCTATTTTCATGTTTCACTGGGCTTAGAATTTCGGATATCGAAAAACTTGAATGGAAAGATATCATTTCGGAAAAAGACGCAAATGGCCACAATCGGTACTACATAAATATTCGTCCTGTAAAGACACGTAATACTTCCGGCAAAATTCTGAAAGCCCCACTGACAGAATCTGCCAGCGGTGTCATAGAAGAGGTAATGAAAGAAAAGAATAATAAGGAAAAAGTGTTCTGCTATCTTCCAACTTTGCGTAATGCCAGAAATTTGCTTAAACTTTGGGCTGCAAGGGCAGGGATCAAGAAGAATATTCACTTCCATGTAGCGCGGCATTCCTTTGCCACAATAAGCCTGACCTATGGAATAGACATTTACACGGTGAGTAAATTATTAGGTCACACAAATCTGCGATATACGGAAATTTATGCTAAAATTGTAGATGAGAAAAAGCGTTTGGAAATTCAGAAATTGCCAACTTTAATATAGACGAATAATCATGGGAAAATTAACGGAGAATCTCGACCAATTTTATACCGAAACTTCACAGCGACATTACAATCTTCTTTTCAGTACTTATAAAAGACGACTGGATAAGGCCAGTGACAAGGCATATACACATAGTGAATTTCAAACCTATGCAAAAGCGATGTTGATTTTCAGGTTTGAGGAAAGTTATAGAGCACCCGCACTTGAACATTTTATGCACGATCTGAAAGTGGGTAAGGAGCTTTCTTTATCAATTAAAAAACTGCGAAAGAATTTTAAACCTAAATATGATACTATCTCGTACGATTTTGAGGAAATTATTGAACCCTTCGAAATAGATGGCAAATCCGAAGATAATAAACGCGAGCAAGTGAAACCCGAAAAGCCCATTTTCGATTTAAACGAATATTCGGATAAAGACCTTGTAAGAATATTCGCGGAGTATATGGCCTATAGGCGATTCTTTGAATTTCTAGAGTCGGAAGATTTAAAATATTCTTTAGTGGAAAAAAAATCAGAGACCACGCCTTCATTGATGACTGCATCTGAAGGTGCCATTAAAGATAGTACAACTGCTCGTCAGGTATTGGCTGTACATTACCTTTTAAAATATGCCAACGTTAAAAATATTGACAAGACTGAAATTGCCCGTTTTATACAGTTTCTTACAGGAAAGAACTTCGATAATATATACAAACGACTCCAAAATCCGTTTAAAATAAATGAAAAGGCCTTGAATGAAGACCTTCGGTTTGTTCGGAATTATTTTGAACGGTTGGAAATGTCAGAGGTTGTGAAAATGATAAATAATGAACTAGGGTAAGTCTTCATTTGGAACTGCCCGACCAATAAAAAATAAATATTATATAATGTTATCCGTGTGGTAATTATTAAGTGAATTTATTTTATATGTTTAAGCTATAAACATTACTTTCTAGGAGCCCATTCGCAAGTTGCACATCTAAAAAATTCAGGGAAAAGCGTATCTATAATTAATTTTTTATTTTTTCTTCCTACTTCATTTTGTTTGTCAACAAATTCCGGGGAAAGATAATTAACATAAATAGCAGTATCTCCTCGCAATGATAACTCAGCAAAAATATCTCCTGTTTTGGGATAATTTTTTACTCCAAATGTCTTATCCAGTGAAGTTCTAACATCACGCCACGCACCTTTAGTATCCCAAATTAATATAATCACATTATTTTCATCTTTTGCTGCAAAATTGTATCCACATTGGCTAATGCCATAAGAAAAACAAACGCCGGTTGAATCAGCACTTAAATATACGGCCCCATCATCATTCTTACCTCCTATTATAACAAAAAGGTCATTTCCTTTATAAAAATTATATATTATAAAACACTTTAAATATAAAGGCTTTTGTATTTGACCTTTTTGAAGTACTTTATTATTGCTTGTTTCAGCTATATGAATATTGTTATTTACCGTTTACAACATGAAAACAAGAGCATTATTCCAAATAATATTAATATGTTTTTCATTTTCAATGCACTATGCACGGTTTTTAGAGGCTTTTGCCATATTTTCATGCATTTTCTACATTACAAATATGCAGATAATTCTTGAAAATACAGCGTTTAAGAGTTTTTCAGCAGACCCTATTTAGTGTACTTTCAAGATCATTTTTTATTTGAGTTGCTGCATCTAACATGTCGATACTTGGATCATCAGTATAGAAATATATTGTTGAGCTTATCACAACCTTAACCGGGCCTCCACGATCATTATAATAGACAACTCTTGTAATCCCTCCCATACTGGTTGGGTCAATCAAATTTATTGGTTTATTATTCATTACACATTATGGTGATCAGTTAATATAGCACTTGGCTGGATCCAAAAAATTCTTAATACGATTTTGATTGTGAATAATACTCTACTTTTTCTATCTCACCATTCTCCTTAAAATATAGCCATTTGCCAATCTTCTTCCCTTTATAATACTGCCCTTTTATTTCTATTTTGCCGGTAATAAAATATTTAAAAAAGTCGCCCGTCAATTTTCCCTTTTTTGAGGAGAATTCTTGTAAAATATTACCGTTTCTATTCACTAAAAAATGTTTACCCTCAATATATTTTACAATTTCATTTTTACTGAATGCCACATTATGAAAAACAGTATCTCCTTCTAAATTGACCGAGTAGATGTATTCTTTTGATAATTTACAAGTTTCATCATTAATATAAGCGGCCCTTTTTCTATACATCCAGCATGATGATAGAAACAAAATGCAACAACTTATTAGAAGCATTCTATTAGTTTCCATTATTCTTAATGTCATTTTCAATTGCTTTATCAAAATCACTTCTTATTTTCCTCAAATCGTTCTTGTCAAGAATTCCCCTTATCTGTTCCACAGCCTCGTTATAATTTACATTTGTCCTATCACCCAGCTGTTCATGAAATAACACTCCATTTGTAGGGTCATCTTGAGAATACAGATCAAAATAACTTGTATTTTCAAGTGCACCAGACCAGATCTTCTCCATGAAATCCATAATGGGCTTTGCATGAATTTGATCTTCATGAAGCGCAGTCGCAAGCATTCCACCAATTTGTCTTTCTGAATTATCCTGCCCTCTTTTTAATATATTCACTCCAATACGCATTTTCAACTCAGTATTTTCATTTACGGGATCTCTTGAAAATGCTGCTTCTCCTAAAGACATCCATCCTTTGTTTGTCCGTATTCCCGGAAAATTATTCTTGGCGGAACCATAGGTTAGGCCATAATTTCCTTTTTTAAAAGAG
Protein-coding sequences here:
- a CDS encoding site-specific integrase → MIHLRFKKMLNGKFSIYLDYSVRGENGKSNREYEFLKIHVSKDYGHSKRIVAEDKPLMELAQSIRSKRELELYGTVKGLNASPKRVNASLIEFISKEAQRTDRKNDRILAQHLQRFSKGKDILFSDVTVQFIQDLARYFEKVTSHNTMILYLEILKTNLNRGVRHEIIAVNPFIRFKIPAKHDVERTFLELKEIQMMKDTVINAEPQVLQAFLFSCFTGLRLSDIQTLRKSHIIIETDKDGNPYHSLQIRPIKTTRTSGQLLKAPLSEQAVKILNEVKNYRKGELVFDALPEKNVINYWLKKWAKAAKVEKNLHFHAARHTFATLCLTSGIDIYTVSKLLGHTRIDATQIYAKIIDEKKQKEVTKFPSFFSTSNKPKNQSILKKSQKKSK
- a CDS encoding site-specific integrase — translated: MIHLRYKQLKTGKCSVYLDIFSTDEQGNRKRQYEFLKLYVSKDYSKIKNILLEDRNTIDIAEDIRKKREMELAGQIKGLKTKQRMTSQSIIGYIKNHQRKTGDFHANSLLFHMNNFTEGADVRFIDINPDWLIRFQAYLSTRISHNTVKNYLKILRARLNDAYRQDIITINPFDKFDMPKELEVKRTTLDASEVKTLVGTPFPSHPHLRLAFLFSCFTGLRISDIEKLEWKDIISEKDANGHNRYYINIRPVKTRNTSGKILKAPLTESASGVIEEVMKEKNNKEKVFCYLPTLRNARNLLKLWAARAGIKKNIHFHVARHSFATISLTYGIDIYTVSKLLGHTNLRYTEIYAKIVDEKKRLEIQKLPTLI